The Streptomyces sp. NBC_00510 genomic interval CGACGGCGGGTTCGTCCGGGAGGCTCAGCAGCCAGCGGTGGTCGCTCCCGGCCGCGCGGGCGTCGCTGACGGCGTCGACGACCAGCGGGGACATGTCCGTCCCGGTCAGGCCGAGCGGACGCCCGGCGTCCAGCCGCGCGAGCAGCAGCAGGTCCTCCACCAGGGTGGTCATCCGGCTCGCCTCCGACTCGATCCGGCCGAGCGCGTGCCGGGTGTCCGGGCCGATCGCCTCCCGGCCGCGCCGGGTCAGCTCGGCGTACCCCCGGATGGAGGCCAGCGGGGTGCGCAGTTCGTGGCTGGCGTCGGCGACGAACCGCCGGACCCGGGTCTCGCTCTCCTGGCGGGCGTGCAGGGCGTTGCCGACGTGATCGAGCATGCGGTTGAGCGCGGCGCCGACCTGGCCGACCTCGGTGCGCGGATCGGTGTCGGCGTCCGGCACGCGGTCGTGGAGGGCGACCTCGCCACGGTGGAGGGTGAGTTCGGAGACCCGGGTGGCGGTGGCGGCGACCCGGCGCAGCGGGTGGAGGCTGAGCCGGATCATGACGAAGCCGGCCATCCCGGCGGCGGCCAGCCCCGCGGCGGTGACGCAGGCCTCGACGACCACGAGGGTGCCGATGGTGTCGCGGACGGTCGTCGTCGGCAGTCCCACGAGCAGCCACCCACCGGTGCCGTCGGCGGCCGACTGCACGCGGAAGCCCCCCAGTCCCGGGACGTCGAGCGTGTGCGGCAGGCCGTCCAGGGGGACGGCCGCGAACGCCTCGCGCTGCGGGGCGGTGAGCGGCCGGGCCTTCAGCCGGGACTGGGTACCGCTGGGCTGCGCGCTGACGCCGGCGGCGGTCACCGCGCCGGTCGCGTCGAGCCGGGCGCCCACGGTCCCGGGGGCGATGCCGGGCCCGGTGATGAAGCGCAGGGACTCGGTTGCGGATCCGTCGGCCCCCGTCCCGGTGGTCCTGGGGACCACCGGCGGCCCGCCCGGCTGCTCGCCGCCGTAACCCGGGTCCAGCCGGGCCCGGCCTGCGACCGCCCCGACCTGCTTGTCCAGTTGCGTGAAGAGGAAGGACTGCAGGGCGAGCGTCGTGACCGTACCGATGACCGCGCACACGACCGCGATGAGCGCGACCGAGGAGACCACCAGCCGGGTCCGCAGGGAGGGGCGCCGGCGGGCCCGGCTCACGCCGTTTCGCCCGGCTTGATCAGGTAGCCGGCGCCGCGCCGGGTGTGGATCATCGGGGGGCGACCCACGTCGATCT includes:
- a CDS encoding HAMP domain-containing histidine kinase, with product MSRARRRPSLRTRLVVSSVALIAVVCAVIGTVTTLALQSFLFTQLDKQVGAVAGRARLDPGYGGEQPGGPPVVPRTTGTGADGSATESLRFITGPGIAPGTVGARLDATGAVTAAGVSAQPSGTQSRLKARPLTAPQREAFAAVPLDGLPHTLDVPGLGGFRVQSAADGTGGWLLVGLPTTTVRDTIGTLVVVEACVTAAGLAAAGMAGFVMIRLSLHPLRRVAATATRVSELTLHRGEVALHDRVPDADTDPRTEVGQVGAALNRMLDHVGNALHARQESETRVRRFVADASHELRTPLASIRGYAELTRRGREAIGPDTRHALGRIESEASRMTTLVEDLLLLARLDAGRPLGLTGTDMSPLVVDAVSDARAAGSDHRWLLSLPDEPAVVHGDPERLHQVLTNLLANARTHTPPGSTVVARVVPRGREVLVEVEDDGPGIPSALLPHVFERFARGDASRSRAAGSTGLGLAIVQAVVAAHRGTVSIDSVPGRTVFRVHLPAAHSQLPLSAATTS